In Musa acuminata AAA Group cultivar baxijiao chromosome BXJ2-8, Cavendish_Baxijiao_AAA, whole genome shotgun sequence, one genomic interval encodes:
- the LOC135619638 gene encoding beta-1,4-xylosyltransferase IRX9-like produces the protein MGSSDRSKKRTHLWKKALLHFALCFVTGFFTGFAPTSTASLFSRHDASIRPATADSFNRSLMAEIPAETPAASERLGPATADSSVNRSLMVETPAETPAASERLERGSERQLIVVTTTQSGDRLQGPLLRRLADTLKLVPPPLLWVVVQARAAAPETAEVLRRTGVVYRHLTFDANFTDPAAEADHQRNVALNHIEYHRLTGIVHFAGASNVYDLRFFQEMRQIEGFGAWPVALVSANRKRVVVEGPICNSSKVVGWLFRDLASDKIGLGSLLTDADMKAKPPRINISGFAFNSSILWDPERWGRATSVPDTSQDSIKFVREVLLEDETKLKGIPADCSKIMLWHLYIPRATNLPSHHQIQNASR, from the exons ATGGGCTCCTCGGATCGATCCAAGAAGAGAACCCACCTATGGAAGAAGGCGCTCCTCCACTTCGCCTTGTGCTTCGTGACCGGCTTCTTCACCGGCTTCGCCCCGACCAGCACCGCCTCCCTCTTCTCCCGCCACGACGCCTCCATTCGGCCTGCGACCGCTGACTCCTTCAACCGGAGCCTGATGGCCGAGATACCCGCCGAGACGCCTGCCGCGAGCGAGCGGCTCGGACCTGCGACCGCTGACTCCTCTGTCAACCGGAGCCTGATGGTCGAGACACCCGCCGAGACGCCGGCCGCGAGCGAGCGGCTCGAGCGAGGGTCCGAGAGGCAGCTGATCGTGGTCACCACGACCCAGTCCGGCGACCGCCTGCAGGGGCCGCTCCTGAGGAGGCTGGCCGACACGTTGAAGCTGGTGCCGCCACCGCTGCTCTGGGTCGTCGTCCAGGCCCGCGCCGCCGCGCCCGAGACCGCCGAGGTGCTGAGGAGGACCGGCGTCGTGTACAGGCACTTGACCTTCGACGCGAACTTCACCGACCCGGCGGCGGAGGCCGACCACCAGAGGAACGTGGCCCTGAACCACATTGAGTATCACCGGCTCACCGGGATCGTCCACTTCGCAGGCGCCTCCAACGTCTACGATCTCCGGTTCTTCCAGGAGATGAGACAGATCGA GGGATTTGGGGCATGGCCAGTGGCGCTGGTATCAGCAAACAGGAAGAGAGTGGTGGTGGAGGGGCCGATCTGCAACTCCTCCAAGGTCGTGGGGTGGCTCTTCAGGGACTTGGCTAGTGACAAGATTGGTCTCGGTAGTCTCCTGACTGATGCTGACATGAAAGCGAAGCCTCCAAGGATCAACATCTCAGGCTTTGCCTTCAACAGCTCCATACTCTGGGATCCTGAGAGATGGGGCCGAGCCACCTCTGTGCCGGACACATCCCAG GACTCGATCAAATTCGTCCGAGAGGTGCTACTAGAAGATGAGACCAAGTTGAAGGGCATTCCTGCTGATTGCTCCAAGATCATGCTGTGGCATCTCTACATTCCAAGAGCCACCAATCTGCCCTCCCACCACCAAATCCAGAATGCaagcagatga